One part of the Micrococcus sp. 2A genome encodes these proteins:
- a CDS encoding fructosamine kinase family protein, whose amino-acid sequence MVQHQAEDTFFRKHRAGAPERFFEREAAGLRALGAAGARVPKVLNVDDGSLRIGRVRTGGRPSPQTEEAFGRELAALHAGSRRPAGEADSFGSHDGVPIGYLGEAPVDYTPTGTWAESWVARRIVPLAREAERRGVVPTAALATAERLAELTDGFGTDSPVDHPGAAVLGPAEPSSLLHGDLWAGNRLLDHEGRSWLIDPSAHRGHREVELAMMQLFGGFGEEAFAAYEESFPLAEGWRDRVAPYQAVPLLVHAILFGGSYGPRVVDSLEAAVRLGG is encoded by the coding sequence ATGGTCCAGCACCAGGCCGAGGACACGTTCTTCCGCAAGCACCGCGCCGGAGCGCCCGAGCGCTTCTTCGAGCGGGAGGCCGCCGGCCTGCGCGCGCTCGGGGCGGCCGGCGCCCGGGTCCCCAAGGTGCTCAACGTGGACGACGGCAGCCTGCGGATCGGGCGCGTGAGGACCGGCGGCCGCCCCTCCCCGCAGACCGAGGAGGCCTTCGGCCGCGAGCTGGCCGCCCTGCACGCCGGGTCGCGCCGTCCCGCCGGTGAGGCCGACTCCTTCGGCTCCCACGACGGCGTCCCGATCGGCTATCTCGGCGAGGCTCCCGTGGACTACACGCCCACCGGCACGTGGGCCGAGTCCTGGGTCGCACGGCGGATCGTGCCGCTGGCCCGCGAGGCGGAGCGGCGCGGCGTCGTGCCGACCGCGGCCCTGGCGACGGCGGAGCGGCTCGCCGAGCTCACGGACGGTTTCGGGACGGACTCACCCGTGGACCACCCGGGCGCGGCGGTGCTGGGGCCTGCCGAGCCGTCGTCGCTGCTGCACGGGGACCTGTGGGCGGGCAACCGGCTGCTGGACCACGAGGGCCGCTCCTGGCTGATCGACCCGAGCGCGCACCGCGGCCACCGCGAGGTGGAGCTGGCGATGATGCAGCTCTTCGGCGGCTTCGGCGAGGAGGCGTTCGCCGCGTACGAGGAGTCGTTCCCCCTGGCCGAGGGCTGGCGCGATCGCGTGGCGCCGTACCAGGCGGTGCCGCTGCTGGTGCACGCGATCCTCTTCGGCGGCTCCTACGGGCCGCGGGTCGTGGACTCCCTCGAGGCGGCGGTCCGGCTGGGCGGCTGA
- a CDS encoding DUF2520 domain-containing protein — translation MTGGLDTSLDPRERPGRLGVGVIGAGRVGAVLGAALRNAGHTVTGVHAVSEASRTRAEALLPDVPVLEVPEILRRSEMVLFAVPDDVLGELVAGLVAAGHVQAGHLLVHTSGRYGVGVMGPVRAAGAIPLAIHPAMTFTGLSLDLARLRDCVFGVTADPVVLPVAQALAVEMGGEPVVIKEADRAVYHAALSHGSNHLVTVTAQAAQLLRQIGMADTERLLRPLLSASLENALADGDDALTGPVARGDVETVRAHRDTLRELVAEGMPADVLDTWEALAAATARRAAARGALRDEAAARVLDVLAEPDDA, via the coding sequence ATGACCGGCGGACTGGACACGAGCCTGGACCCGCGGGAGCGGCCCGGGCGGCTCGGCGTCGGGGTGATCGGCGCGGGGAGGGTGGGCGCCGTGCTGGGCGCGGCCCTGCGGAACGCGGGGCACACCGTCACGGGCGTGCACGCCGTCTCCGAGGCCTCCCGGACCCGGGCCGAGGCGCTGCTGCCGGACGTGCCCGTGCTGGAGGTCCCGGAGATCCTGCGGCGCTCCGAGATGGTGCTGTTCGCGGTGCCGGACGACGTCCTGGGGGAGCTCGTGGCCGGGCTCGTGGCCGCCGGGCACGTGCAGGCCGGCCACCTGCTGGTGCACACCTCGGGCCGCTACGGCGTGGGCGTGATGGGCCCCGTGCGCGCGGCCGGGGCCATCCCGCTGGCCATCCACCCGGCCATGACCTTCACAGGGCTGAGCCTGGACCTCGCCCGACTGCGGGACTGCGTGTTCGGCGTGACCGCGGATCCCGTCGTGCTGCCCGTGGCGCAGGCGCTCGCGGTGGAGATGGGCGGCGAGCCCGTGGTGATCAAGGAGGCGGACCGCGCGGTCTACCACGCGGCGCTGAGCCACGGCTCGAACCACCTCGTCACCGTGACGGCGCAGGCGGCCCAGCTGCTGCGGCAGATCGGGATGGCGGACACCGAGCGGCTGCTGCGCCCGCTCCTGAGCGCCTCGCTCGAGAACGCCCTGGCCGACGGCGACGACGCCCTGACCGGCCCGGTGGCCCGCGGCGACGTCGAGACCGTGCGCGCCCATCGCGACACCCTGCGCGAGCTGGTGGCCGAGGGCATGCCCGCCGACGTGCTGGACACGTGGGAGGCGCTCGCGGCCGCGACCGCTCGGCGCGCCGCCGCCCGCGGGGCCCTGCGCGACGAAGCGGCGGCCCGCGTCCTGGACGTCCTCGCCGAGCCCGACGACGCCTGA
- a CDS encoding PH domain-containing protein, with protein MSARPDPDLHDDDDGWVRVHPASPWVKGWTGLAVLAFVVGRDVVEQAVARALGQAETSSGDPVDPQSLLIGGAIAAGVLLLVCLAFFFSWWFTRFRLGREEIELRQGWIFRSRRQMKYDRIQAVDLQHPFVARILGLAAVKVEAADGGESALELSYLKKRHAEQLRREILDRASGAVTGDGPPSASAADLHRAADEGELMLTVPPGRLVGSVLLSGSVAGVAVAFALWAAAVSVAARLVPSSWLDGEEMAVLGLIGAPSLPLGFALLGGLWSGLNSGWGFTVRRSPDGLRLRHGLTETTSQTIPPGRVQGVTVAQPLFWRPFGWYRVKVSVAGYGGGSGGERSTALPVGRWEDVLRVLTVAAPDPGLDGDPRAEAGLTPAGLMHLGLHGSGTEGGFRHIPRRARWWFNLRSWHRTGCTTTRTLLVVRRGRWNRSFQTLQHERMQTASLNQGPVQRRLRIATVTVGMAGATATVPDLDEAEALELFALESGHAARSRRLADRNRWMAPEELERFEQRTREVASTDVGRRELAVAGVAVAPREESA; from the coding sequence GTGAGCGCACGCCCCGACCCCGACCTCCACGACGACGACGACGGCTGGGTGCGCGTCCACCCCGCCTCTCCGTGGGTGAAGGGCTGGACCGGCCTGGCCGTGCTCGCCTTCGTGGTGGGGCGCGACGTCGTGGAGCAGGCGGTCGCCCGCGCGCTGGGTCAGGCGGAGACCTCGTCCGGCGACCCCGTGGACCCACAGTCCCTCCTGATCGGCGGGGCGATCGCGGCCGGTGTCCTGCTGCTGGTCTGCCTCGCGTTCTTCTTCTCCTGGTGGTTCACGCGCTTCCGCCTGGGCCGCGAGGAGATCGAGCTGCGGCAGGGGTGGATCTTCCGCAGCCGCCGGCAGATGAAGTACGACCGCATCCAGGCCGTCGACCTCCAGCACCCCTTCGTCGCCCGGATCCTCGGGCTGGCGGCCGTGAAGGTGGAGGCGGCCGACGGCGGGGAGTCCGCGCTCGAGCTCTCCTACCTGAAGAAGCGCCACGCCGAGCAGCTGCGCCGCGAGATCCTGGACCGCGCCTCCGGGGCGGTGACCGGAGACGGCCCGCCGTCGGCCTCGGCCGCGGACCTGCACCGCGCCGCCGACGAGGGTGAGCTCATGCTCACCGTGCCCCCCGGCCGGCTGGTCGGCTCGGTGCTGCTCTCCGGGTCGGTGGCCGGCGTCGCCGTGGCGTTCGCGCTGTGGGCGGCCGCCGTGTCCGTGGCGGCGCGCCTGGTGCCCTCCTCGTGGCTGGACGGCGAGGAGATGGCGGTGCTCGGCCTGATCGGGGCCCCGTCCCTGCCCCTCGGCTTCGCGCTGCTGGGCGGGCTGTGGTCCGGGCTGAACTCCGGCTGGGGGTTCACGGTGCGCCGCTCCCCGGATGGGCTGCGCCTGCGCCACGGCCTCACCGAGACCACCTCCCAGACCATCCCGCCGGGGCGCGTGCAGGGCGTGACCGTCGCCCAGCCGCTGTTCTGGCGGCCGTTCGGGTGGTATCGCGTGAAGGTGTCCGTGGCCGGCTACGGCGGGGGCTCCGGGGGCGAGCGAAGCACGGCCCTGCCGGTGGGCCGCTGGGAGGATGTGCTCCGGGTGCTCACCGTGGCGGCTCCGGATCCCGGGCTCGACGGCGACCCCCGCGCCGAGGCCGGCCTCACCCCCGCCGGCCTCATGCACCTGGGCCTGCACGGCTCCGGGACCGAGGGCGGCTTTCGGCACATCCCGCGGCGCGCCCGCTGGTGGTTCAACCTGCGGTCCTGGCACCGCACCGGCTGCACCACCACGCGCACGCTGCTCGTGGTGCGGCGCGGGCGGTGGAACCGCTCGTTCCAGACCCTGCAGCACGAGCGCATGCAGACCGCGTCGCTGAACCAGGGGCCGGTGCAGCGGCGCCTGCGGATCGCCACCGTCACGGTGGGCATGGCCGGCGCCACAGCCACCGTTCCGGACCTCGACGAGGCGGAGGCCCTCGAGCTGTTCGCCCTCGAGTCGGGGCACGCCGCCCGGTCGCGCCGCCTGGCCGACCGCAACCGGTGGATGGCCCCCGAGGAGCTCGAGCGCTTCGAGCAGCGCACGCGCGAGGTGGCGAGCACCGACGTCGGGCGGCGCGAGCTGGCGGTGGCGGGCGTCGCCGTCGCCCCCCGAGAGGAGAGCGCATGA
- a CDS encoding DUF3806 domain-containing protein, translating into MTEQPDLSPLTETEQEWVSARRDFAAQEGVDHLDLDAVSAYYDRLVARVGAADVDPDELGVHLDVVVVLLGEHLGARHGMQWVTLKDDEGSELGLRDHLSDAVIFPHSVVGESWNHGATGWMGEYVDWLGTQLQEIRAKARAED; encoded by the coding sequence ATGACCGAGCAGCCCGATCTGTCCCCCCTGACCGAGACCGAGCAGGAGTGGGTCAGTGCCCGCCGCGACTTCGCCGCGCAGGAGGGCGTGGACCACCTGGACCTGGACGCCGTGAGCGCCTACTACGACCGTCTCGTGGCCCGGGTCGGCGCGGCGGACGTGGACCCGGACGAGCTGGGAGTGCACCTCGACGTCGTCGTGGTGCTGCTGGGGGAGCACCTCGGCGCCCGCCACGGCATGCAGTGGGTGACCCTGAAGGACGACGAGGGCTCCGAGCTCGGCCTGCGCGACCACCTCTCCGACGCCGTGATCTTCCCGCACTCCGTGGTCGGCGAGAGCTGGAACCACGGCGCCACGGGCTGGATGGGCGAGTACGTCGACTGGCTCGGCACGCAGCTGCAGGAGATCCGCGCGAAGGCCCGCGCCGAGGACTGA
- a CDS encoding DUF3180 domain-containing protein: MTSLRSAWTAVVLLAAGVLGWLAALAAPSMGLPAPAVGRTGLITAAAVCVLVLALAWRVRRDREKPVAERMDPLAAARTLVLGQAVGFTGAALAGWHAGVAGQVASHTGTRAPTVVDAALLTVGGLVMLVAGLVVEAWCRIPPEEDGGGAGGQDGLPGGGRRGRPETEGGYARGRD; encoded by the coding sequence GTGACCTCCCTGCGCTCGGCGTGGACCGCCGTCGTGCTGCTGGCTGCCGGTGTGCTCGGCTGGCTCGCCGCCCTGGCCGCGCCCTCGATGGGCCTGCCCGCTCCGGCCGTGGGACGCACCGGCCTCATCACGGCGGCGGCCGTCTGCGTCCTCGTCCTCGCGCTGGCGTGGCGCGTGCGGCGGGACCGCGAGAAGCCCGTGGCCGAGCGCATGGACCCGCTGGCCGCGGCGCGCACGCTGGTCCTGGGGCAGGCCGTCGGCTTCACGGGCGCGGCGCTGGCCGGCTGGCACGCCGGCGTCGCGGGGCAGGTGGCCTCCCACACGGGCACCCGGGCCCCCACCGTGGTGGACGCCGCCCTGCTGACCGTGGGCGGACTGGTGATGCTCGTGGCGGGCCTCGTGGTGGAGGCCTGGTGCAGGATCCCCCCTGAGGAGGATGGCGGCGGCGCGGGCGGGCAGGATGGACTCCCGGGAGGCGGCCGACGGGGCCGCCCCGAGACCGAGGGAGGGTACGCACGTGGCCGGGATTGA
- the folK gene encoding 2-amino-4-hydroxy-6-hydroxymethyldihydropteridine diphosphokinase, which produces MSPASHPAEGPAPTPELAARPVEPVTAVLALGANLGDVRETLDHAVAVITVTPDVHDVKASPRAVTAPVGGPPGQPDYLNQVLRIRTSLSPWELLGLAHRLEQDHHRRRSERWGARTLDVDLIAYGELRSDHPDLTLPHPRAAQRAFVLLPWLWLDPAAELAGEPVAQLAERAADAGGVRRAAPRRARLLGAPGQAGRDAT; this is translated from the coding sequence ATGAGCCCCGCGTCCCACCCCGCCGAGGGGCCCGCCCCGACGCCGGAGCTGGCCGCCCGCCCGGTCGAGCCGGTGACGGCCGTGCTCGCGCTCGGGGCCAACCTCGGGGACGTCCGGGAGACCCTCGACCACGCCGTCGCCGTCATCACCGTCACCCCCGACGTCCATGACGTGAAGGCGTCCCCCCGCGCCGTCACGGCCCCCGTGGGCGGCCCGCCCGGACAGCCGGACTACCTCAATCAGGTGCTCCGGATCCGCACGAGCCTCTCCCCGTGGGAGCTCCTCGGCCTGGCGCACCGGCTCGAACAGGACCACCACCGCCGCCGTTCGGAGCGCTGGGGCGCCCGCACCCTCGACGTCGACCTCATCGCCTACGGCGAGCTGCGCAGCGACCACCCGGACCTCACCCTCCCGCACCCGCGGGCCGCGCAGCGGGCCTTCGTGCTCCTGCCGTGGCTGTGGCTCGATCCCGCGGCCGAGCTCGCGGGCGAGCCCGTCGCGCAGCTCGCCGAGCGCGCCGCCGACGCCGGGGGCGTCCGCCGTGCGGCGCCCCGCCGCGCCCGCCTTCTCGGCGCGCCAGGGCAGGCCGGGAGGGACGCGACGTGA
- a CDS encoding PH domain-containing protein — MDSREAADGAAPRPREGTHVAGIDQDGVVFTPVSSKLTPVKLISSAIGHVILLAVLSVPLVLKLTGVWEGMWAWAAWGLPAVVLLSWAADLVLIPRSVRAMGWAEREDDLLWREGLLFRTVNAVPYGRLQYVDTSDGPLLRRYGLQTLTLKTASSGGDVTLEGIPAATCDELREVLMARGQARLAGL, encoded by the coding sequence ATGGACTCCCGGGAGGCGGCCGACGGGGCCGCCCCGAGACCGAGGGAGGGTACGCACGTGGCCGGGATTGACCAGGACGGGGTGGTGTTCACGCCCGTCTCGTCCAAGCTGACACCAGTGAAGCTGATCTCCTCGGCGATCGGGCACGTGATCCTCCTGGCAGTCCTCTCCGTGCCGCTCGTGCTGAAGCTCACCGGTGTGTGGGAGGGCATGTGGGCGTGGGCCGCGTGGGGCCTGCCCGCGGTCGTGCTGCTCTCCTGGGCGGCCGACCTCGTCCTCATCCCGCGGAGCGTGCGCGCCATGGGCTGGGCCGAGCGCGAGGACGACCTGCTGTGGCGCGAAGGCCTGCTCTTCCGCACCGTGAACGCCGTCCCCTACGGGCGGCTGCAGTACGTGGACACCTCGGACGGCCCGCTCCTGCGCCGCTACGGCCTCCAGACCCTCACGCTCAAGACGGCGTCCTCCGGCGGCGACGTCACCCTCGAGGGCATCCCCGCCGCCACGTGCGACGAGCTCCGAGAGGTGCTCATGGCCCGCGGCCAGGCCCGATTGGCGGGCCTGTGA
- a CDS encoding low molecular weight protein-tyrosine-phosphatase, with translation MRIMTVCLGNICRSPAAEAVLRRRIAEAGLDDVAVTSAGTADDHVGEQPHELTREVGEKLGYDFPTVGAQFSAQDLEGADLVLVMDRMNLEDARRLAATDAQRAKVRLLGEFASDVDTAGVVEVPDPWGRPRGQFEEMYRQIEDAADGVVAAIRDGQV, from the coding sequence ATGCGCATCATGACGGTCTGCCTGGGCAACATCTGCCGCTCCCCCGCCGCCGAGGCCGTGCTGCGGCGCCGGATCGCGGAGGCCGGTCTCGACGACGTCGCGGTCACCTCCGCCGGCACCGCCGACGACCACGTGGGCGAACAGCCCCACGAGCTCACCCGGGAGGTCGGCGAGAAGCTCGGCTACGACTTCCCCACCGTCGGCGCCCAGTTCAGCGCGCAGGACCTCGAGGGGGCGGATCTCGTCCTCGTGATGGACCGCATGAACCTGGAGGACGCGCGGCGCCTGGCCGCCACGGACGCCCAGCGGGCGAAGGTCCGCCTGCTCGGCGAGTTCGCCTCGGACGTGGACACGGCCGGCGTGGTCGAGGTCCCGGACCCGTGGGGCCGCCCGCGCGGGCAGTTCGAGGAGATGTACCGCCAGATCGAGGACGCGGCCGACGGCGTCGTCGCCGCGATCCGGGACGGGCAGGTCTGA